The following are from one region of the Capsicum annuum cultivar UCD-10X-F1 chromosome 1, UCD10Xv1.1, whole genome shotgun sequence genome:
- the LOC107867402 gene encoding uncharacterized protein LOC107867402, which translates to MFCFCQEVDLPSISGYSLLTLIMEHDICKNIPVLMMSSNDSVSTVYRCMLKGSVSTVYRCMLKGAADFLVKPVKKNELNNLGQHVWRTRSASEVPRSLLMKVLHNQRLRPQLKTMLAATIPVVIRLAFRETGNALRNQVMLRAHAQSQSWRMKKIMQKTYWNLLNQIGMHLFQMLQSWRWNYFTKQVID; encoded by the exons ATGTTTTGCTTCTGCCAAG AAGTTGACCTGCCATCAATCTCTGGATATTCTCTTCTTACCTTGATTATGGAGCATGACATATGCAAGAACATTCCTGTACTAA TGATGTCCTCAAACGACTCAGTTAGTACAGTTTATAGATGCATGCTGAAAGGCTCAGTTAGTACAGTTTATAGATGCATGCTGAAAGGTGCAGCAGACTTTCTTGTCAAGCCTGTTAAAAAGAATGAattaaataacttggggcagcaCGTCTGGAGGACACGATCT GCAAGTGAAGTTCCCAGGAGCCTCTTGATGAAAGTGTTGCACAACCAAAGGTTGAGGCCACAGCTGAAAACAATGCTTGCAGCAACCATTCCAGTGGTTATAAGGCTTGCGTTCAGAGAAACCGGGAATGCATTGAGAAACCAAGTGATGCTCAG aGCTCATGCACAAAGCCAGAGTTGGAGAATGAAGAAGATAATGCAGAAGACTTACTGGAATCTACTCAACCAAATAGGAATGCATCTCTTCCAAATGCTGCAGAGTTGGAGATGGAACTACTTTACGAAGCAAGTAATAGATTGA